A single Penaeus vannamei isolate JL-2024 chromosome 22, ASM4276789v1, whole genome shotgun sequence DNA region contains:
- the LOC138865723 gene encoding uncharacterized protein yields the protein MYLLEQQHVGMYLLEQQHVGMYLLEQQHVGMYLLEQQHVGMYLLEQQHVGMYLLEQQHVGMYLLEQQHVGMYLLEQQHVGMYLLETQHVGMYLLEQQHVGMYLLEQQHVGMYLLEQQHVGMYLLEQQHVGMYLLEQQHVGMYLLEQQHVGMYLLEQQHVGMYLLEQQHVGMYLLEQQHVGMYLLEQQHVGMYLLEQQHVGMYLLEQQHVGMYLLEQQHVGMYLLEQQHVGMYLLEQQHVGMYLLEQQHVGMYLLEQQHVGMYLLEQQHVGMYLLEQQHVGMYLLEQQHVGMYLLEQQHVGMYLLEQQHVGMYLLEQQHVGMYLLEQQHVGMYLLEQQHVGMYLLEQQHVGMYLLEQQHVGMYLLEQQHVGMYLLEQQHVGMYLLEQQHVGMYLLEQQHVGMYLLEQQHVGMYLLEQQHVGMYLLEQQHVGMYLLEQQHVGMYLLEQQHVGMYLLEQQHVGMYLLEQRESHVQHNAMSLQQREMPFLDSLASDSL from the coding sequence ATGTATCTCCTAGAACAACAGCACGTCGGCATGTACCTCCTAGAACAACAGCACGTCGGCATGTACCTCCTAGAACAACAGCACGTCGGTATGTATCTCCTAGAACAACAGCACGTCGGCATGTACCTCCTAGAACAACAACACGTCGGCATGTACCTCCTAGAACAACAGCACGTCGGCATGTACCTCCTAGAACAACAGCACGTCGGCATGTACCTCCTAGAACAACAGCACGTCGGCATGTACCTCCTAGAAACACAGCACGTCGGCATGTACCTCCTAGAACAACAGCACGTCGGCATGTACCTCCTAGAACAACAGCACGTCGGCATGTACCTCCTAGAACAACAGCACGTCGGCATGTACCTCCTAGAACAACAGCACGTCGGTATGTATCTCCTAGAACAACAGCACGTCGGCATGTACCTCCTAGAACAACAGCACGTCGGCATGTACCTCCTAGAACAACAGCACGTCGGCATGTATCTCCTAGAACAACAGCACGTCGGCATGTACCTCCTAGAACAACAGCACGTCGGCATGTATCTCCTAGAACAACAGCACGTCGGTATGTATCTCCTAGAACAACAGCACGTCGGCATGTATCTCCTAGAACAACAGCACGTCGGCATGTACCTCCTAGAACAACAGCACGTCGGCATGTATCTCCTAGAACAACAGCACGTCGGCATGTACCTCCTAGAACAACAGCACGTCGGCATGTATCTCCTAGAACAACAGCACGTCGGCATGTATCTCCTAGAACAACAGCACGTCGGCATGTACCTCCTAGAACAACAGCACGTCGGCATGTATCTCCTAGAACAACAGCACGTCGGCATGTACCTCCTAGAACAACAGCACGTCGGCATGTACCTCCTAGAACAACAGCACGTCGGCATGTACCTCCTAGAACAACAGCACGTCGGTATGTATCTCCTAGAACAACAGCACGTCGGCATGTACCTCCTAGAACAACAGCACGTCGGCATGTACCTCCTAGAACAACAGCACGTCGGCATGTATCTCCTAGAACAACAGCACGTCGGCATGTACCTCCTAGAACAACAGCACGTCGGCATGTATCTCCTAGAACAACAGCACGTCGGTATGTATCTCCTAGAACAACAGCACGTCGGCATGTATCTCCTAGAACAACAGCACGTCGGCATGTACCTCCTAGAACAACAGCACGTCGGCATGTATCTCCTAGAACAACAGCACGTCGGCATGTACCTCCTAGAACAACAGCACGTCGGCATGTATCTCCTAGAACAACAGCACGTCGGCATGTACCTCCTAGAACAACAGCACGTCGGCATGTACCTCCTAGAACAACAGCACGTCGGCATGTATCTCCTAGAACAACAGCACGTCGGCATGTATCTCCTAGAACAACGGGAGTCGCACGTGCAACACAATGCCATGTCTCTGCAACAAAGAGAAATGCCTTTCCTGGATTCTTTGGCTTCCGATTCTCTCTAA